GTATCTCTTTTCACCCGTCGTTCTTTTAGTTTCTCCCAGTTTTCTACACGCTGTAAGAAGGAATGGGTCTCGGTGACATCATCAACTGGCAAGCCCATTACCTTTTGTGGTTCCGACCTGCCAAAGCCCATGGAGTTGATGGGGGGGAACATTACAGTGACGCACCACTTCCTGCCACACTTATTCCCCGTCTCTGCGTTCTGCCTGGGCTACGTCAGAGGTATGGTGGCAGGattttatgtcacttgttaatcATGAGGAAGGACATAGTAAACTAGTTTTAACCATATTTGAGGACCAGGAATTACAATATAGCTAAAAGGGATAtaaactctcctccctctcccaccatTTCCCCTTGTTcatctctcttggtctctctcccactctgctctttcactctctctctctctctctctctagactctgGTGAATGTCCGGTGGTGGACTTTGAGTGTTTGGGTGGGCGCTGCCTGCCCCTGTCCTGGCGCTGTAATGGCCAGACAGAGTGTCTGGGTGAAGGGATGGGGCTGGGAACAGACGAGCAGGAATGTGATGGAGAGATCGAGATCCTGGATCCTGAGGACGACAAAGTAGTGGtaaccactaccacaccagagtcctacatagagagagagagggagggggagacaggaagagagaagagcgggGGGAGGAATTGGGAAACGGCACCGGTtgaggtggagaaagaggagaaggaagtagaggaggatggggacTACACCAAGGTAAAGGAGCCAGATAATCCTATGGAGGACTACTGGGAGTTCCTGCCTCGTCAACTCCCCAGCCCCCAGCCTCACAGAGCCCACCCCAGTCCCGGTGTGACCCAGGCCCCCATCGAGTGGCCGTGTGGCGGCCTCCTCCAAACCTTCTATGGAACGTTCGCCCCTCCTTCCATCAAGGGCCCCCCTCTGTTCTGTGTGTGGACCCTGGACCCCCAGGACTCCAGGCCTCTGAAGCTGGACCTGCAGCTGCTGGAACTGGGGCCTGGAGACACGGTCACTATCACCAACAGACAGCAGGGCACCGGGGAACTGATCAAAACTGTAAGTGTTAGTCGATCTGGGTATGTGTTTAATAGAAGTTTCCCCTAACAGACTGATACAGGGTCATATCTTTTTGTATTCCCCTAGGATTGGGAGTAGGGTtgtctgatcctagatctgtggttaaaacCAACTTCTACCTCTGGAATTTGTCATCTGTCACGATACTGTCCAGTTCTGTTACCCAAGTTAATTTACTCAATCTAATCACCTTGTCCCTTTTCCTCTCTGACAGATCACCAGCGAGTCCAGCTACAAGGCCATCCAGGTTGAGTCCCGGACCGGCCTTCTCTCCCTGACCTATCACACGCTTCCCGGCTCGGAGGGGCTGGGCTTCAACGCCACCTACCGTGTCGGGGGCTACTGCCCCCCCTGGGAGGGTAAATGTGGGGGTGCCGCGGGGGGCTGCTACACCCAGGAACAGAAGTGTGACGGGCGCTGGGACTGTCCTGAGACGGGGCACGATGAGGCGGGATGCAGGGGGTGTCCCAGGGACCAGTTTGCTTGCGGAGGGGTGGGGCAGCGGGCGGTGCTGGCGGGTCATAACTTCATCGGGCGTCCGGTGTGCTTCCCTGCCAAGGAGAGGTGTAACtaccagctgtactgtgctgacGGGAGCGACGAAAAAGACTGTACCATATGTCAACCTGGGACCTTCCACTGCGACAGCAAcaggtagggaatagggctgtgtgTGCACCCATTACTGTATGATATTTAGtttgatatgtgtgtgtgcacacattaCTGTATGATATTTAGtttgatatgtgtgtgtgcacccattactgtatgatatgtgtgtgtgcaccaatTACTGTATGATATTTAGtttgatatgtgtgtgtgcacccatTACTGTATGATATTTAGtttgatatgtgtgtgtgcacccatTACTGTATGATATTTAGTTTgatgtgtgttttggggtgtTTGTGAGAAATCACCATCCTGACGGTGTGTGTCTCTTCcccaggtgtgtgtttgagagctgGAG
This DNA window, taken from Oncorhynchus tshawytscha isolate Ot180627B linkage group LG10, Otsh_v2.0, whole genome shotgun sequence, encodes the following:
- the lrp10 gene encoding low-density lipoprotein receptor-related protein 10, whose product is MTASFNLCVLNVLFVTAYSSLELASSTAHCGQSPQVLEAPRGEIRSSVHHSWSYRPRPFNCSWIIKAHVGEPVILSFSQFSTRCKKEWVSVTSSTGKPITFCGSDLPKPMELMGGNITVTHHFLPHLFPVSAFCLGYVRDSGECPVVDFECLGGRCLPLSWRCNGQTECLGEGMGLGTDEQECDGEIEILDPEDDKVVVTTTTPESYIEREREGETGREKSGGRNWETAPVEVEKEEKEVEEDGDYTKVKEPDNPMEDYWEFLPRQLPSPQPHRAHPSPGVTQAPIEWPCGGLLQTFYGTFAPPSIKGPPLFCVWTLDPQDSRPLKLDLQLLELGPGDTVTITNRQQGTGELIKTITSESSYKAIQVESRTGLLSLTYHTLPGSEGLGFNATYRVGGYCPPWEGKCGGAAGGCYTQEQKCDGRWDCPETGHDEAGCRGCPRDQFACGGVGQRAVLAGHNFIGRPVCFPAKERCNYQLYCADGSDEKDCTICQPGTFHCDSNRCVFESWSCDGQVDCKDGTDEMNCTMTLPRKVITAATVGSLVCGLLLVIAMGCTCKLYSLRTREYSMFAPISRQEAELIQQQAPPSYGQLIAQGIIPPVEDFPTENPNESSSLSLRGFLQLLRQDTSNSPRRRRRPRFIRRAVRRMRRWGLIPRSASRPSQPSSSAPQLTEAPSTGVDPSQSTPATTSLAVEAVNLPLPQKLGLLPQTVQYQPPPPPHFLPPSTLLPPPIVSTPATPQSPPVAVPPPPAAPP